One Felis catus isolate Fca126 chromosome D2, F.catus_Fca126_mat1.0, whole genome shotgun sequence DNA window includes the following coding sequences:
- the CALY gene encoding neuron-specific vesicular protein calcyon: MVKLGCSFSGKPGKDPGDQDGATTDSVPLISPLDVSQLQPPFPDQVVIKTQTEYQLSPPDQPKKFPDLEAQKLACNHPEEGRRLPTARMIAFAMALLGCVLIMYKAIWYDQFTCPDGFLLRHKICTPLTLEMYYTEMDPERHRSILAAIGAYPLSRKHGTETPSAWGEGYRAVKEGPKAPTQAGAAAAAAAAAATEPPGKPSAPGEKEAARKAAGSAPPPAPQ, encoded by the exons ATGGTGAAGCTGGGCTGCAGCTTCTCCGGGAAGCCGGGCAAGGACCCCGGGGACCAGGATGGGGCTACCACGGACAGCGTCCCTCTGATCAGCCCCCTGGACGTCAGCCAGCTCCAGCCACCATTCCCGGACCAG GTGGTTATCAAGACACAGACAGAATACCAGCTGTCCCCCCCGGACCAGCCAAAGAAGTTCCCCGACCTGGAGGCCCAGAAGCTGGCCTGTAACCACCCTGAGGAAGGACGCAGG CTGCCCACAGCGCGGATGATCGCCTTTGCCATGGCGCTCCTGGGCTGTGTCCTGATCATGTACAAGGCCATCTGGTATGACCAGTTCACCTGCCCCGACGGCTTCCTGCTCCGG cacAAGATCTGCACCCCGCTGACCCTGGAGATGTACTACACCGAGATGGACCCCGAGCGCCACCGCAGCATCCTGGCGGCCATCGGGGCCTACCCGCTGAGCCGCAAGCACGGCACGGAGACGCCCTCGGCCTGGGGGGAGGGCTACCGCGCCGTCAAGGAGGGACCCAAGGCGCCCACCcaggcgggggcggcggcggcggcggcggcggcggcggccaccGAGCCCCCCGGGAAGCCCTCCGCGCCGGGAGAGAAAGAGGCGGCGCGGAAGGCGGCAGGcagcgccccgcccccggccccccagtGA